A part of Gemmatimonas groenlandica genomic DNA contains:
- a CDS encoding ATP-binding protein, with translation MLSATLRPSSVTSDLLRVGRAGADHLNGVLLLAHFPVACLLASIYGDWPIALAFGAPTSALAFALTRKHPGRSSTRIVVSVAYMLYSALFIQLAHGLTELHFHVFAALALLLVYRDWRLPLIAAAAIAVHHTLFLYAQQIMPGVHVMVNAMSGTAGLYMLAVHIVFVLVESTILALMAWRLEMEAEQTQVVFKTLGELGWQGRQNASTDDVVAAQRTVVDAIRALEECSAELESAVIEQRAIDLPPSEALYGAFLNVAVQMRRAAECVESLRVEADESSDRLRESNRVLAAEIERATALTERAEAATIAKSAFLANMSHEIRTPLTAILGYAGIVKSESRNDDLLSPRLMAVDTIERAGEHLLAVINDILDLSKLESGKVVSEHLDSSVAQILCDVDSIVRARAVAKGVSLQTRVLTPIPERILTDPTRLRQILLNLAGNAVKFIEQGQVEILASVAVAGGREVLRLAVTDTGPGMTPEQAARLFQPFSQADASVTRRHGGTGLGLTISQRLAVLLGGAVHLERTAPGVGSCFAFEIPLHEVPGSIRLDTFAACIARSVTQAPLGAEAETPTLSGRILLAEDGEDNQRLIVHHLRNAGAQVTVADNGRIALDLLDAQQGSPSPFDLLITDMQMPELDGYSLARTVRERGWSIPVVALTAHAMSEDRERCIEAGCDDYATKPINRSVLIRTCHRWLSNAGMHRDVAATLPSQFEGDPEMRELIGDFLVRLDERVESMHNSWNAGELDRVLVEAHKLRGSAGGYGFPTISAAAGRLEGCLRERADHALCVIALDALTSLARAAVRHETAHA, from the coding sequence ATGCTCAGCGCCACACTTCGTCCGTCCAGCGTGACGTCCGACCTCCTTCGGGTTGGTCGAGCCGGTGCCGATCACCTGAACGGCGTCCTGCTGCTGGCGCATTTTCCGGTCGCGTGCCTGCTGGCGTCGATCTATGGCGATTGGCCGATCGCGCTCGCGTTCGGCGCGCCGACTTCGGCGCTCGCCTTCGCCTTGACGAGAAAGCATCCCGGACGGTCGTCGACACGCATCGTGGTCAGCGTCGCGTACATGTTATACTCGGCGCTGTTCATTCAGCTTGCGCATGGTCTGACCGAGCTGCATTTCCACGTGTTCGCGGCGCTGGCTCTCTTGCTCGTCTATCGAGACTGGCGCCTGCCATTGATCGCCGCGGCGGCCATCGCCGTACACCACACGCTGTTCCTCTACGCACAGCAGATCATGCCGGGCGTGCACGTCATGGTGAACGCGATGTCCGGCACGGCCGGACTGTACATGCTCGCCGTGCACATCGTATTCGTGCTGGTCGAGTCGACCATTCTCGCCTTGATGGCGTGGCGCCTCGAGATGGAGGCCGAGCAGACGCAGGTTGTCTTCAAGACACTCGGCGAACTGGGGTGGCAAGGGCGGCAGAATGCGAGTACCGACGACGTGGTGGCGGCGCAGCGTACTGTCGTGGACGCCATCCGCGCGCTCGAAGAGTGCAGCGCGGAGCTCGAGTCGGCGGTGATCGAGCAGCGGGCCATCGACCTGCCGCCGTCGGAGGCGCTGTACGGCGCGTTTCTGAACGTCGCGGTCCAGATGCGGCGAGCGGCGGAATGCGTGGAGTCACTGCGTGTCGAGGCGGATGAATCCAGCGATCGTTTGCGCGAATCCAATCGGGTACTCGCCGCCGAGATCGAGCGCGCCACGGCGCTGACGGAGCGCGCCGAGGCGGCTACGATCGCCAAGAGCGCCTTCCTGGCCAACATGAGCCATGAGATCCGCACGCCGCTCACGGCGATTCTCGGCTACGCCGGCATTGTGAAATCGGAGTCTCGCAACGACGACCTACTCTCACCGCGATTGATGGCCGTCGATACGATCGAACGCGCCGGCGAGCACCTGCTGGCCGTGATCAATGACATTCTGGACTTGTCGAAGCTGGAATCCGGCAAGGTCGTGTCCGAACATCTCGACAGCTCAGTGGCACAGATCCTCTGCGACGTGGACAGCATCGTGCGCGCAAGGGCCGTCGCGAAGGGCGTGTCGCTGCAGACGCGTGTGCTGACCCCGATTCCCGAGCGCATCCTCACCGACCCGACGCGCCTGCGCCAGATTCTGCTCAATCTCGCCGGCAATGCCGTCAAGTTCATCGAGCAGGGACAGGTCGAAATCCTCGCGAGTGTCGCGGTTGCTGGCGGCCGTGAAGTACTACGACTCGCCGTGACCGATACCGGCCCAGGCATGACACCGGAACAGGCAGCACGACTCTTTCAGCCATTCTCGCAAGCCGATGCGTCAGTGACCCGTCGCCACGGCGGCACCGGCCTCGGCCTGACGATCTCGCAACGACTGGCCGTACTCCTCGGCGGTGCTGTGCACCTCGAGAGGACCGCGCCGGGCGTCGGATCGTGCTTTGCATTCGAGATTCCGTTGCATGAGGTGCCCGGCAGCATCCGACTGGATACCTTCGCGGCGTGCATCGCGCGCAGTGTCACCCAAGCGCCGCTCGGTGCCGAGGCGGAGACGCCGACGTTGTCCGGTCGGATCCTGCTGGCGGAAGACGGAGAAGACAATCAGCGCCTGATCGTGCACCATCTCCGTAACGCGGGAGCACAGGTCACCGTCGCCGACAACGGACGGATTGCTCTCGACCTCCTCGACGCGCAGCAGGGCTCTCCGTCGCCGTTCGATCTGCTGATCACCGACATGCAGATGCCGGAACTGGACGGCTACAGCTTAGCGCGGACCGTGCGGGAACGTGGCTGGAGCATTCCAGTCGTTGCCCTGACCGCGCATGCGATGTCCGAAGACCGGGAGCGATGCATCGAAGCGGGGTGCGATGACTATGCGACAAAGCCGATCAATCGATCGGTACTGATACGGACGTGCCATCGCTGGCTGTCGAACGCAGGCATGCACCGTGACGTGGCCGCCACGCTACCGAGTCAGTTCGAGGGCGACCCGGAGATGCGCGAGTTGATCGGGGATTTCCTGGTCCGTCTCGACGAGCGGGTGGAGTCGATGCATAACAGCTGGAACGCCGGCGAGCTCGATCGCGTGCTGGTGGAAGCGCACAAACTCAGAGGCTCGGCGGGCGGGTACGGCTTTCCGACGATTAGCGCTGCCGCCGGACGACTGGAAGGGTGCCTTCGTGAGCGTGCCGACCACGCGCTGTGTGTCATCGCGCTCGATGCGCTCACGTCACTGGCCCGCGCGGCCGTTCGGCATGAGACGGCGCACGCGTGA
- a CDS encoding PRC-barrel domain-containing protein: MDSTRHNEETPRPRLVHLKDASDLEVADGDPDIRGWDLRTLDGEKIGTVEDLVVDTSLMRVRYIDGEVMLHDVAQQTKRRVLIPIESARLDEDEDDVIIELSSAATRALPTYDGERIPDAPVDELYAFDDSSFFGARRFGREASPYIAPLADGDPRRVERPDERLL; encoded by the coding sequence ATGGATTCCACCAGGCACAACGAAGAGACGCCTCGCCCTCGGCTCGTTCATCTCAAGGACGCGTCGGACCTCGAGGTAGCCGACGGCGACCCGGATATCCGCGGGTGGGACTTGCGCACACTCGATGGAGAGAAGATCGGCACGGTCGAGGATCTCGTCGTGGATACGAGTCTCATGCGCGTGCGATACATCGACGGAGAGGTCATGCTGCACGATGTCGCACAGCAGACCAAGCGGCGCGTTCTGATTCCTATCGAGTCCGCGCGTCTCGATGAAGACGAAGATGACGTGATCATTGAACTGAGCTCCGCCGCTACTCGAGCACTCCCGACGTATGACGGCGAGCGCATTCCCGATGCGCCTGTCGACGAGCTGTATGCATTCGACGACAGCAGCTTCTTCGGCGCACGTCGCTTCGGGCGGGAGGCGTCGCCGTACATCGCTCCACTCGCGGACGGCGACCCGCGTCGGGTGGAACGCCCCGACGAGCGGCTTCTGTAG
- a CDS encoding YihY/virulence factor BrkB family protein has protein sequence MLPLLKQTVVDFFSDNAPRHGAAIAYYTLFALAPVLLLVIAVAGFVVGEDVVRSELLTQIAGLIGRDGAVAVGAMLERAGKREAGVLATVLGIGGLVFAATGAFLELQAALNMIWRVRTTDSGGIDVPQIVRRRLRSLGVVVSIGFLLLVSLSVSAGVRLAIAYMSRLAPGLEAFVAVIDQLLSVVVSSVLFGLLFRVLPDVHLRWRDVAVGSTVTAVLFAIGQWLIGLYLGNSSLASPFGAAGTVVILLVWVYYSAQIVLFGAEFTRLYAERAGKRAPLMAGAVRTAAP, from the coding sequence ATGCTGCCACTGCTCAAGCAAACCGTCGTCGACTTCTTCAGTGACAATGCGCCGCGCCACGGAGCCGCGATCGCGTATTACACACTCTTCGCGCTGGCTCCCGTGCTGCTGCTGGTGATCGCGGTCGCCGGATTTGTTGTTGGTGAAGACGTGGTCCGCAGTGAACTGCTTACGCAGATTGCCGGACTGATCGGACGCGACGGCGCCGTCGCGGTCGGCGCCATGCTCGAGCGCGCCGGAAAGCGCGAGGCTGGCGTATTGGCCACCGTGCTTGGAATTGGCGGGCTCGTCTTCGCTGCGACGGGTGCCTTCCTTGAACTGCAGGCGGCACTCAACATGATCTGGCGCGTGCGGACAACGGATTCAGGCGGCATCGACGTACCGCAGATTGTCCGGCGTCGACTGCGCTCGCTCGGTGTTGTCGTCTCGATTGGATTCCTGTTGCTGGTCTCGCTGTCCGTGAGCGCGGGGGTCCGACTCGCCATCGCATACATGAGCCGCTTGGCGCCGGGTCTCGAAGCGTTTGTCGCAGTCATCGATCAGCTACTTTCGGTCGTAGTAAGCAGCGTCCTGTTCGGGCTGCTGTTTCGCGTGCTTCCCGATGTTCATCTGCGGTGGCGCGATGTGGCGGTGGGCTCTACGGTTACCGCCGTGTTGTTCGCGATCGGACAGTGGCTCATCGGGCTTTACCTGGGCAACAGCTCGCTGGCCTCGCCGTTCGGAGCCGCCGGCACCGTCGTCATCCTTCTGGTGTGGGTGTACTACTCGGCGCAGATCGTGCTGTTCGGTGCCGAGTTCACACGACTGTACGCTGAACGCGCCGGCAAGCGGGCCCCGCTTATGGCAGGGGCTGTGCGCACGGCGGCACCCTGA
- a CDS encoding Ku protein, translated as MAPIWKGSISFGLVNIPVELAAAVRADNISFRMLDAETGSPVKYERVRASDGSPVPWEEIVKGFEYAKGQYIVLTEEDFKKAALESSKTIDICDFVDAKEIDPRFFETPYFMLPSKGGERGYALLREAMREGDVVGIGKIIMRKNQHLAGIHVVGDALVLELMRFSAAVVDASKYTFPPATAARPQERKMAVQLVKSMQAHFDAEKYTDDYRANLMRIIKARSKGKPISFDAPPPDAADGKVLDLMSMLKQSLTKKSGVKKVAARKAATKKARKSA; from the coding sequence ATGGCTCCGATCTGGAAGGGCAGTATCAGTTTCGGATTGGTCAACATTCCAGTGGAGCTCGCCGCCGCGGTGAGAGCGGACAATATCTCGTTTCGCATGCTCGACGCCGAAACAGGATCGCCGGTGAAGTACGAGCGAGTACGCGCCAGCGACGGATCGCCGGTGCCTTGGGAAGAGATTGTGAAAGGGTTCGAGTACGCGAAGGGACAGTACATCGTGCTCACCGAGGAAGACTTCAAGAAGGCCGCGCTCGAGTCCTCCAAGACCATCGACATTTGCGACTTCGTCGACGCCAAGGAGATCGACCCGAGGTTTTTTGAAACGCCCTACTTCATGTTGCCGAGCAAGGGGGGTGAGCGGGGCTATGCCTTGCTGCGCGAAGCGATGCGGGAAGGCGACGTGGTGGGCATCGGCAAGATCATCATGCGTAAGAATCAGCATTTGGCGGGGATTCATGTGGTCGGAGATGCGTTGGTACTCGAGCTCATGCGATTCTCCGCCGCGGTGGTGGATGCCTCCAAGTACACCTTCCCGCCGGCCACGGCCGCCCGTCCGCAAGAGCGCAAAATGGCCGTGCAGCTCGTGAAGAGCATGCAGGCGCACTTCGACGCGGAGAAGTACACCGATGACTATCGGGCCAACCTCATGCGCATCATCAAGGCGCGTTCGAAGGGCAAGCCGATCAGCTTCGACGCTCCACCGCCTGATGCGGCAGATGGCAAGGTGCTCGACCTGATGAGCATGCTGAAGCAAAGCCTCACCAAGAAGTCCGGCGTCAAAAAGGTGGCCGCGCGAAAGGCCGCCACGAAGAAGGCCCGCAAGTCCGCATGA